The Apibacter raozihei genome contains a region encoding:
- a CDS encoding glucosaminidase domain-containing protein translates to MKKILLFVILVLSGSYIIAQEQIKKDELYIQSFAKMAVQEMELYKIPASITLAQGILETGNGQSDLAQFANNHFGIKCKAEWVGERMYHDDDLKGECFRKYTSAEESYRDHSRFLAERPYYKNLFLLDSKDYKAWAHGLKKAGYATNPKYAYTLIGLIERYRLNEFDSITSMDVYDKLAQLYPDSFKLPQENKPEIQFAKLKSESVKKTEPTAVLASYNPEKPQAAVRKSINKPKDNFEFPSLRIRFHPNGNLKFIVIREGDTLESIAKAYSISIDKLRRYNDLTSKIELKINQKIFLEPKKSSGTIKEYVTREGDNMYNISQNNGVSLYELYKKNLMMPGQEPKIGDIILLKGKKS, encoded by the coding sequence ATGAAAAAAATACTATTATTTGTAATATTAGTTCTTTCAGGTAGTTACATTATAGCTCAGGAACAAATTAAAAAAGATGAACTGTATATCCAAAGCTTTGCAAAAATGGCTGTACAGGAAATGGAATTGTATAAAATACCAGCCAGTATTACTTTAGCTCAGGGAATATTGGAAACAGGTAATGGACAAAGTGATTTAGCACAGTTTGCTAACAATCATTTTGGAATTAAATGTAAAGCGGAATGGGTAGGAGAAAGGATGTATCATGATGATGATTTAAAAGGCGAATGTTTTAGAAAGTATACATCCGCTGAAGAATCTTACAGAGATCATTCACGCTTTCTTGCAGAAAGGCCTTATTATAAAAATTTATTTTTATTAGACTCTAAAGATTACAAAGCATGGGCACATGGTTTAAAAAAAGCAGGGTATGCAACTAATCCGAAATATGCATATACACTTATCGGCTTAATTGAAAGATACCGATTAAATGAATTTGATTCTATAACGTCTATGGATGTATATGACAAATTAGCTCAATTATATCCGGACAGTTTTAAACTTCCACAGGAAAACAAACCTGAAATACAATTTGCAAAACTAAAGTCTGAATCAGTTAAAAAAACTGAACCTACAGCAGTTTTAGCTTCATATAACCCTGAGAAACCTCAGGCAGCAGTAAGAAAAAGTATAAATAAACCGAAAGATAATTTTGAATTTCCCAGTCTTCGAATCAGATTTCATCCCAATGGTAATTTAAAATTTATTGTTATAAGGGAAGGAGATACCTTGGAAAGTATAGCGAAAGCTTATAGTATATCTATAGATAAATTGCGTAGATATAATGACTTAACATCTAAAATAGAATTAAAAATTAATCAAAAAATATTTTTAGAGCCTAAAAAAAGTTCTGGTACTATAAAAGAATATGTAACCAGAGAAGGGGATAATATGTACAATATTTCCCAAAATAACGGAGTTTCATTATATGAATTATATAAAAAGAACTTAATGATGCCCGGACAGGAACCTAAAATTGGAGATATAATTTTATTAAAAGGTAAAAAAAGTTAA
- a CDS encoding 1-aminocyclopropane-1-carboxylate deaminase/D-cysteine desulfhydrase produces the protein MYQLPIQPFQFPDLHVENQLFIKREDLVHPIISGNKFWKMKYNLVRAKEMQCETLVTFGGAMSNHIVATAAAANENGFKSVGIIRGEELADKWQNNQTLAEASSLGMDFYFISRSEYRLKDKSVVTQGILKNIKNHYLVPEGGTNSLAVQGAAEILNEETHKFDIITTAMGTGGTLSGLSVGAQNHQQIMGFPVLKNAGFLVKDIIKLTDKQNFTVNLDYHFGGYAKVTPDLIDFINNFYLLNHIPLDPVYTGKMMFGLKEMLRKGEISSDKKILAVHTGGLQGIREMNKLLSQKNKNIIIT, from the coding sequence TTGTATCAATTACCTATACAACCGTTTCAATTTCCGGATTTACATGTAGAAAATCAGCTTTTTATTAAAAGAGAAGATCTGGTACATCCTATTATATCAGGGAATAAATTCTGGAAAATGAAATACAATCTGGTAAGAGCAAAAGAAATGCAATGTGAAACACTGGTTACTTTTGGTGGAGCCATGTCTAATCATATTGTTGCTACTGCCGCCGCCGCCAATGAAAATGGTTTTAAATCTGTAGGAATAATCCGAGGGGAAGAGTTGGCAGATAAATGGCAAAATAATCAGACTTTAGCAGAAGCCAGCAGTTTAGGGATGGACTTTTACTTTATTTCCAGAAGTGAATACAGGTTGAAGGACAAATCAGTAGTTACGCAGGGAATTTTAAAAAATATAAAAAATCATTATCTTGTTCCTGAAGGAGGAACTAATTCATTAGCAGTACAAGGAGCAGCAGAGATCTTAAACGAAGAAACCCATAAGTTTGATATTATAACTACGGCTATGGGAACCGGGGGCACATTATCCGGACTATCAGTCGGAGCACAAAATCATCAACAAATTATGGGTTTCCCGGTTCTTAAAAATGCAGGCTTTTTAGTTAAAGATATCATAAAACTAACTGACAAACAAAATTTTACTGTAAATTTGGATTATCATTTTGGTGGATATGCTAAAGTGACCCCGGATTTGATTGATTTTATCAATAATTTTTACCTTCTCAATCATATCCCTCTCGATCCTGTATACACTGGTAAAATGATGTTTGGACTCAAAGAAATGTTAAGAAAGGGAGAAATAAGCTCTGATAAAAAAATTTTAGCCGTTCATACTGGTGGATTGCAGGGAATACGCGAGATGAATAAGTTATTGTCTCAAAAAAATAAAAATATTATTATTACATGA
- a CDS encoding peptide MFS transporter has protein sequence MKEQNTTTTNFFDTKVLGHPAGLFVLFFTEMWERFSFYGMRVLLINFLTMAVIGSNPGWEWTSTNAGALFGTYAMLLYLTPIVGGIVADRIVGYRWAVVIGAIIMTLGHVSMAVETEFSLYLGLILLVVGTGFFKPNMTSIISEMYKDLPEKKDGAYTIFYMGVNAGAFFGMMLCGYLAEKIGWSWGFGLAGIFMLLGTIQFWLAKPLFGNIGGIPSRNEEIKPINVREEESVEKKNPFTILDKIVIIIVSIIGLAYAINDPLSKIGNIHILPEEFIISKDILEGPLVLSIIGLILLLIVVISRISRYEKVVRDRMIVVIIFALFTIFFFLSFEQGATSLVLFARDFTGRVVEGQAATIYIIINTLLTVVPLAIVSWVLFLLFKRTHHKILSSNIVLGSSFLIIWGIVIWMLNNDINSHAYEIEYTTVRIPKLDKKTQKQEVDKQGNLVFEYVPVTESYELKPTDKTEKFKTTIGSSKAHNIGDKLIVHEEIGTLIPLTKEQEEKVRLEYKLAKKQSGLIEAKISEFRDSKVEITTSWFSILNSFFIIAFASLFTKWWDSKYNPSAAVKFGLGLIIMAIGFGVLAFGSQSIPQGATAGVVRVSMIWLILAYLFHTLGELCISPVGLSYVSKLVPGRMIAFMFGMWYLAIAIGNKLAASLGGMIEDMAEKSSMTNFFLIFTIIPIIAGVIVISLSPLMKKLMHGVK, from the coding sequence ATGAAAGAACAAAATACTACAACCACTAATTTTTTTGACACCAAGGTTTTAGGTCATCCTGCAGGATTATTTGTATTATTTTTCACAGAAATGTGGGAACGTTTCTCTTTTTACGGGATGCGCGTTTTACTTATCAATTTTCTTACAATGGCAGTTATAGGTTCCAACCCTGGTTGGGAATGGACATCTACTAATGCCGGAGCTTTATTTGGTACTTATGCAATGCTTTTATATCTAACTCCTATAGTCGGTGGAATTGTAGCAGATCGAATTGTTGGTTATCGCTGGGCCGTAGTAATAGGAGCAATTATCATGACTTTGGGACATGTATCTATGGCTGTGGAAACAGAATTTTCACTTTATTTAGGATTAATTTTATTAGTAGTAGGAACCGGTTTTTTTAAGCCTAACATGACTTCAATCATTTCTGAAATGTATAAAGACTTACCGGAAAAAAAAGATGGAGCATATACCATATTCTATATGGGTGTAAATGCAGGAGCTTTTTTCGGAATGATGCTTTGCGGATATCTGGCCGAAAAGATTGGATGGAGCTGGGGATTTGGACTGGCAGGAATATTTATGCTTTTAGGAACTATACAATTCTGGTTAGCTAAACCTTTATTTGGGAATATTGGAGGGATTCCATCAAGAAATGAAGAAATCAAGCCTATAAATGTAAGAGAAGAAGAAAGTGTAGAAAAGAAAAACCCATTCACTATTTTAGATAAAATAGTAATTATAATTGTTTCCATAATTGGATTAGCTTATGCAATTAATGATCCATTATCTAAAATTGGTAATATACATATACTACCGGAAGAATTTATTATAAGTAAAGACATATTAGAAGGCCCGTTAGTGTTATCAATCATAGGTCTGATACTTTTACTGATAGTAGTTATTTCAAGAATTTCCCGTTACGAAAAAGTGGTTAGAGACAGAATGATAGTTGTCATCATATTTGCTCTGTTTACTATTTTCTTTTTCCTTTCATTTGAACAGGGAGCTACCTCATTAGTGCTTTTTGCCAGAGATTTCACAGGAAGGGTAGTTGAAGGGCAAGCAGCAACTATATATATAATTATAAATACGTTGCTTACCGTTGTTCCTTTAGCAATTGTGTCATGGGTACTTTTCCTTTTGTTTAAAAGGACTCATCATAAAATTTTATCTTCTAATATTGTCTTAGGATCAAGTTTTTTAATCATTTGGGGAATTGTTATCTGGATGCTCAACAACGATATTAATTCGCATGCCTATGAAATTGAATATACAACCGTTAGAATACCCAAATTAGATAAAAAAACACAAAAACAAGAAGTTGATAAACAAGGGAATTTAGTTTTTGAATATGTTCCGGTTACAGAATCTTATGAACTTAAGCCCACAGATAAAACAGAGAAATTTAAAACTACTATAGGTTCCTCTAAAGCTCATAATATAGGTGATAAACTGATTGTTCATGAAGAAATAGGGACCTTAATACCATTAACTAAAGAGCAGGAAGAAAAAGTTCGTCTTGAATACAAATTAGCGAAAAAACAATCCGGACTAATTGAAGCTAAGATTTCTGAATTCAGAGACAGTAAAGTAGAAATTACCACCTCGTGGTTCAGTATTTTAAATTCTTTCTTCATCATTGCATTTGCATCTTTATTCACTAAGTGGTGGGATAGTAAATATAATCCGAGTGCCGCAGTAAAATTTGGTCTTGGATTAATCATTATGGCAATAGGTTTCGGAGTTTTAGCTTTTGGTTCTCAGTCAATTCCACAAGGAGCTACGGCAGGTGTAGTACGAGTAAGTATGATATGGTTGATTCTGGCCTATTTATTTCATACTTTAGGTGAGTTATGTATCTCGCCGGTAGGCTTATCTTACGTAAGTAAACTGGTTCCGGGAAGAATGATAGCCTTTATGTTTGGTATGTGGTACCTGGCCATTGCAATCGGTAATAAGTTAGCTGCTTCATTGGGAGGTATGATAGAAGATATGGCAGAAAAATCAAGTATGACCAATTTTTTTCTTATTTTTACCATTATACCAATTATAGCAGGAGTTATTGTAATTTCTCTAAGTCCACTAATGAAAAAACTCATGCATGGTGTAAAGTAA
- a CDS encoding peptide MFS transporter, whose product MDKTIEKKSITLEEIQNFKGRYPKQLWYLFFSEMWERFCFYGMRGMLTFFMVNQLFFKEKDAQLQYGATQAFVYAFTFVGGLFADKILGFRKSLFWGGLLMIVGSLILAYDPRQFFFLGISFTVIGTGFFKPNISTMVGSLYKKGDIRRDAGFSLFYSGINLGALLGGYICVSIGKVGYIKLGSLEIGKSIIPIEDSWNVAFGLAAIVMAISLVTFTFTQKSLGPIGLSPFKNSSISDKKVRWYEYGTYIGSLAIIPVIMTMVAKTQFTDWFMYIIGPGTLIYLFYEMTKYSKVEIKKLFAALIFIIFSILFWAFFEQSGGSLSIFAAYNLNDTILGSIKLDPNAVNNSSNALFVIIFAPIVGLLWFALAKKKIEPNTVVKFGLGFLFLSGSFYILYITRFFSDANGVTSLDVFTIAYFVMTLGELCLSPIGLSIMTKLSPIKLQGVMMGMWFLASAYGQYVAGILGAGMTNADENASKMDKLIAFTDGYQQLSLYALIAGLVLIIISPLVRKLMQEIK is encoded by the coding sequence ATGGATAAAACGATAGAAAAAAAATCAATAACCTTAGAAGAAATTCAAAATTTTAAAGGTAGGTATCCTAAACAATTATGGTATCTCTTTTTCTCAGAGATGTGGGAACGTTTTTGCTTTTACGGAATGAGAGGGATGCTAACCTTTTTTATGGTTAATCAATTATTTTTTAAAGAAAAAGATGCCCAACTACAATATGGAGCAACACAAGCTTTCGTTTATGCGTTTACTTTTGTAGGAGGTTTATTTGCAGATAAAATATTAGGTTTTAGAAAATCTTTATTTTGGGGTGGTTTATTAATGATTGTAGGTAGTTTAATATTAGCCTATGATCCCAGACAGTTTTTCTTTTTAGGTATAAGTTTTACAGTTATAGGAACTGGTTTCTTTAAACCTAATATCTCTACTATGGTAGGTTCGTTATATAAAAAGGGAGATATAAGAAGAGATGCAGGTTTCTCTTTATTTTATTCAGGAATTAATTTAGGGGCTTTATTAGGAGGATACATTTGTGTATCTATAGGAAAAGTAGGTTACATAAAATTAGGTTCATTGGAAATCGGGAAATCCATAATTCCAATTGAAGATTCATGGAATGTTGCTTTTGGTTTAGCAGCAATTGTGATGGCTATTAGTTTGGTTACCTTTACATTTACTCAAAAGTCTTTAGGTCCTATCGGTTTGTCACCGTTTAAAAATTCTTCTATTTCTGATAAAAAAGTCAGATGGTATGAATACGGGACCTACATAGGTTCATTAGCAATTATACCCGTTATTATGACAATGGTGGCTAAAACTCAATTTACAGATTGGTTTATGTATATAATAGGGCCTGGAACTTTAATTTATTTGTTCTATGAAATGACTAAATATTCAAAAGTAGAAATCAAAAAATTATTTGCTGCTTTAATATTTATTATTTTCTCTATTTTATTTTGGGCATTTTTTGAGCAAAGCGGGGGATCATTAAGTATTTTTGCTGCATACAATCTTAATGATACAATTTTAGGATCTATTAAATTAGATCCAAATGCTGTTAATAACTCTTCCAATGCGCTATTTGTTATTATTTTCGCCCCGATAGTGGGATTATTATGGTTTGCTTTAGCAAAGAAAAAAATAGAACCTAATACAGTAGTCAAATTTGGTTTAGGTTTTTTATTCTTATCTGGTTCATTTTATATATTATATATAACTAGGTTTTTTTCTGATGCCAATGGAGTTACTTCTTTAGATGTATTTACCATTGCTTATTTTGTTATGACTTTAGGAGAGCTTTGTCTATCCCCAATAGGATTATCTATAATGACTAAGTTATCACCTATAAAATTACAAGGTGTAATGATGGGAATGTGGTTTTTAGCTAGCGCTTACGGGCAATATGTGGCAGGAATTTTAGGAGCAGGTATGACAAATGCTGATGAGAACGCATCTAAAATGGATAAGCTGATTGCTTTTACTGATGGATATCAACAACTTTCACTATACGCTTTAATTGCAGGTTTGGTTTTGATAATAATATCACCATTAGTAAGAAAACTAATGCAAGAAATTAAATAA
- a CDS encoding anion permease: MNTNILKFLLVIFIGVVLWFIPAPEGVNEKAWHLMAVFIATVLGLILSPFPLGAMAIFSMTVVVALDLVPMKGALKGFSDTTIWMIACAFFISRGFIKTGFGRRVGYLFISKLGNSSLGLSYGLVMTDFIFAPAMPSTSARCGGIITPLFLSISDVYDSTPEKGTQRKIGAFLVQCIFQCNAITCAMFLTSMAGNPMIVKLVKDMGYSISWTDWALAAIVPGLISLTVIPYIIYKIYPPELKNTPEMKAIAKTKLKEMGKMTTKEWIVLAVFAYLIVFWILGSFLNIDATFTAFVGLCILLLTKALDWNDVISEKEAWHTIIWFSILMTLAAQLNKLGFIPWFGNYVAKSVENLNWMPMLLILLLVYYYIHYLMASAIAHISAMYVIFVSISIAAGAPPLLAILLFAFFSNLNMSITHYSSGPAPILFGCGYVPLAKWWKIGFIMSLVILFIWLFIGTIWWKILGLF, translated from the coding sequence ATGAACACAAATATATTAAAATTTTTATTAGTTATCTTCATAGGTGTTGTGCTTTGGTTTATTCCAGCACCTGAAGGTGTCAACGAAAAAGCGTGGCATCTTATGGCAGTATTTATAGCTACGGTATTGGGATTGATACTATCTCCATTTCCTTTGGGAGCGATGGCTATATTTAGTATGACCGTAGTAGTAGCTTTAGATTTGGTTCCTATGAAAGGAGCCTTAAAAGGATTTAGTGATACTACAATCTGGATGATTGCTTGTGCATTTTTTATATCAAGAGGATTTATCAAAACAGGTTTTGGTAGAAGAGTGGGGTATCTGTTTATAAGTAAACTTGGAAATAGTTCACTGGGATTATCTTATGGATTGGTCATGACCGATTTTATTTTTGCACCTGCAATGCCTTCGACTTCAGCACGCTGTGGGGGGATTATTACTCCTTTATTTTTATCAATTTCTGATGTGTACGATTCTACTCCCGAAAAAGGAACTCAAAGAAAAATCGGTGCATTTTTAGTACAGTGTATATTTCAGTGTAATGCAATTACCTGCGCAATGTTTTTAACATCTATGGCAGGAAATCCTATGATTGTTAAACTTGTTAAAGATATGGGATATTCTATATCCTGGACAGATTGGGCTTTAGCTGCTATAGTTCCTGGATTAATATCGTTAACGGTAATACCTTACATCATATATAAAATATATCCTCCGGAACTCAAAAATACCCCTGAAATGAAAGCAATTGCAAAAACTAAGCTTAAAGAAATGGGTAAGATGACTACTAAAGAATGGATTGTTTTAGCTGTGTTTGCTTACTTAATAGTTTTTTGGATATTAGGCTCATTTTTAAATATAGATGCAACATTTACCGCTTTTGTTGGTCTATGTATTTTGTTATTAACAAAAGCATTGGACTGGAATGATGTAATCAGTGAAAAGGAGGCCTGGCATACCATCATCTGGTTTTCAATTTTAATGACTTTAGCTGCCCAGCTTAATAAACTAGGATTTATTCCATGGTTTGGGAATTATGTTGCTAAATCTGTTGAAAACTTAAATTGGATGCCAATGCTGCTTATTTTACTCTTGGTTTACTATTATATACATTATCTTATGGCAAGTGCAATAGCTCATATCAGTGCAATGTATGTCATATTCGTTTCTATATCCATTGCTGCAGGAGCTCCACCTTTGCTAGCAATTCTTTTATTTGCATTTTTTAGTAATCTAAATATGTCTATTACTCACTATTCCAGTGGACCGGCACCTATCTTATTTGGTTGCGGCTATGTTCCATTAGCAAAGTGGTGGAAAATAGGATTTATTATGAGTTTGGTAATTCTGTTTATATGGTTATTTATAGGTACAATATGGTGGAAAATTTTAGGACTTTTTTAA